Proteins encoded by one window of Haematobia irritans isolate KBUSLIRL chromosome 2, ASM5000362v1, whole genome shotgun sequence:
- the LOC142225243 gene encoding uncharacterized protein LOC142225243, producing the protein MSVSEKFTNAFNDLMDFEQAESNRPAEKDVHSLDVLRVHVDHLWTQVQRSYEICRDYKAPEGEKPIDLKILRETYRKALSSYKLVVSSLNAEKEALSSLNHPPEKSERLSAPSPAGFDRSHEYAIKLPPCDTDVFYGSYKTWPTFRDLFSAIYIKNPRLSGVEKLYHLNQKTGGEAREIISHVPLVNEGFDIAWKSLADRYENKRMQVNEQIRILFDLPAVSVHSSSSLKLLQRTVTGCLQTLKTLDIITTSWDPILIYLCSQKLPRNYLEDFEKNLDDSSQMPSWRNFDDFLTQKFKTLESVGNVQPSTSKSNSKPQEKTYNPKDRRIHTFQTKIEEKTKMRPNSKKTPQPLTTVTCQLCKESHTLGKCPKFLEKNINDRIHFVKNSRSCFNCLTADHHIKDCKSNYNCRTCNQRHHTLLHKGNGASTMSLEQDASVRPSTSAQAFTTTIQSIPDTEQPHITTLALREANRPALRPQSRETLLFTALVEIESNGQRYEARAIIDPGSQSTFISDKLKNRLRLPTKRNLVHVSGLSPTVTETSTQACIFTLCSKVEPNFKLDVLAPVLKTLPFNLPPKDLDIDISTFEQPLADPYFYVSQSIDILIGLDLGPSIFDVAAPIRPLGSLLAQKTVFGWIVGGPVEKSTESKNEISLFNAVALDKILTQFWEVEETPKPILRSEEDKTCETIFQTTTYRNSSGRFVVTLPFKNGVEIGHSRSIAMAQFLRMEKMLSTKPDIKHQYDQVILEYLDLGHMRKIHHSEIQKRPNYYLPHHAVIKPDRVTTKLRVVFNASSPTSNKKSLNDILYPGPILQQDLVLQTLKWRLFKYVYNADITKMYRQILVDPSQTQYQRILFRKSPKDPIEDFELQTVTFGVNCAPFLAIRTLLQLAEDVRHSHPLAAKVLEENMYVDDVLAGGHTVNEAIISRKQLESALLSAGFDLMKWTSNDPQVIKDLPEEKLLSLDCLTLSENIGTKTLGIKWDIKADSFSFPQPEIIIKPSYTKREVLSTIARFFDPCGWLAPIIVVAKLIMQQIWLDKVGWDDGLTPLTCITWQNFLKTCPDIQSVKIPRWVQFTPESKVELHGFCDSSEKAYAATLYIRLETGNDIKCHLLVAKTRVAPIKKLSLPRLELCGAVLLSTLVSSTVPRLQLTSYDLHFWTDSTIVLSWLNRPSCTWNTFVGNRVAEITEKVGISNWRHVESRYNPADIATRGCSSTDLQTYDLWWYGPSWLKEPKSRWPVPKQMVETTLEIKPVKTFFTTTYEDPLERFSSLSRAYRVLSYVFRFWRNTGSKRIHLRSTSTEISSDEIKFVKTRLIIITQRHNFGEEYTQLSKKLQIASTSSLLTLNPFVDTFGIMRSNGRLTKSPSLTFNERHPILIPHDCRLARLLVEHTHKSTLHGGSQLMIRILRTEFWIFRLKPLVKFVINHCKTCILYKKHTRNQIMASLPPERSTFTRPFQNTGVDFAGPFNIRNYTGRACLITKGYVCIFVCFSTKAVHLEATSDLSTQAFLAAFARFIGRRGCPAKMFSDNGTNFTGAAEMLKKDRIEFFRHLQSDLITRHSSQDIEWNFIPPGAPHMGGLWEAGVKSFKSHLKKAIPDMTFTFEELSTILARIESCLNSRPLSPANDDPNDLSPLTPGHFLIGAPILSPAEPDLSSDNITLANRWKRLKIISQQFCQRWKTEYLRELHRRYKWKRPQENVKMNDLVIIKDDRLPPNDWKLGRIIHLYPGSDDNSRVVDLKTSNGVIRRPITKLIPLLSN; encoded by the coding sequence ATGAGCGTTTCTGAGAAATTTACTAATGCCTTTAACGACCTTATGGACTTCGAGCAGGCTGAATCCAATAGACCTGCCGAAAAAGATGTGCACTCTCTAGACGTGTTACGCGTTCATGTGGACCATTTATGGACCCAAGTTCAAAGGTCGTATGAGATATGTAGAGACTATAAGGCACCAGAAGGAGAAAAaccaattgatttaaaaattttgcgcgAAACTTATCGAAAGGCTCTGTCGTCCTACAAACTTGTTGTCAGCTCACTCAACGCAGAAAAAGAAGCTCTTTCTTCCCTCAACCATCCTCCAGAGAAATCAGAGAGACTTTCAGCCCCCAGCCCAGCGGGCTTTGACAGATCACATGAATATGCCATAAAATTACCGCCATGCGATACGGACGTTTTCTATGGCAGCTACAAGACCTGGCCAACATTTCGCGACCTTTTCTCGgcaatttacattaaaaatccGAGACTTAGTGGGGTTGAAAAACTTTACCATTTGAATCAGAAAACTGGAGGTGAGGCGCGAGAAATTATATCCCACGTACCACTTGTTAACGAAGGCTTTGACATCGCTTGGAAAAGTCTAGCAGATCGCTACGAAAACAAGCGTATGCAAGTCAATGAGCAAATTCGTATATTATTTGACCTCCCCGCCGTATCTGTACATTCAAGTTCATCACTTAAATTGCTTCAACGCACAGTAACTGGATGTTTACAGACTTTAAAGACCTTGGACATCATTACCACGTCATGGGATccgattttaatatatttatgcTCTCAGAAATTACCGAGAAATTATTTGGAGGACTTCGAAAAGAATCTAGACGACAGTTCTCAAATGCCTTCATGGCGTAATTTTGATGATTTCTTGACCCAAAAGTTCAAGACTTTAGAATCCGTAGGCAATGTTCAGCCGTCGACCTCAAAATCAAACAGCAAACCTCAGGAAAAGACATACAATCCAAAAGATCGGCGCATTCATACTTTCCAGAcgaaaatagaagaaaaaactaaaatgagaCCTAATTCAAAAAAAACACCTCAACCTCTCACCACAGTAACATGCCAACTTTGCAAAGAAAGTCACACTTTGGGAAAATGccctaaatttttagaaaagaacataaATGATCGTattcattttgtaaaaaatagtcGATCATGTTTCAATTGTCTCACAGCAGACCACCACATCAAAGATTGCAAAAGTAACTATAACTGCCGAACTTGCAATCAACGACATCACACACTTTTACACAAAGGTAATGGCGCATCGACCATGTCACTTGAACAAGACGCCAGCGTACGACCTAGTACCAGTGCTCAAGCCTTTACAACAACTATACAGTCCATACCAGATACTGAACAACCTCACATCACGACTTTAGCTCTCCGAGAGGCTAATCGACCTGCGCTTAGACCTCAGTCTAGAGAGACATTACTCTTCACAGCCCTTGTTGAAATAGAATCGAATGGTCAGAGATACGAAGCTAGAGCGATCATAGATCCCGGATCTCAATCGACTTTTATCTCCGACAAATTGAAAAACCGACTTAGACTTCCGACCAAGCGGAACTTAGTGCATGTCTCAGGTTTGAGTCCAACAGTGACTGAAACATCAACCCAGGCTTGTATTTTCACACTGTGCTCAAAGGTGGAACCCAATTTCAAACTAGATGTTTTGGCTCCAGTTCTAAAGACCTTACCATTTAATTTGCCGCCTAAAGACCTAGACATCGACATCAGTACATTTGAACAACCCTTGGCAGATCCGTACTTTTACGTAAGCCAATCAATTGACATTCTCATAGGACTTGACCTAGGTCCCTCAATTTTTGACGTAGCAGCTCCGATTCGTCCACTCGGCTCACTTTTGGCACAAAAGACAGTATTTGGCTGGATTGTGGGGGGACCAGTGGAGAAATCGACTGAATCAAAAAATGAGATATCGCTTTTCAATGCAGTTGCCCTCGATAAAATCCTCACACAATTTTGGGAGGTGGAGGAGACCCCAAAACCCATTTTGAGGTCAGAAGAGGACAAGACCTGCGAAACAATCTTCCAAACTACGACCTACCGAAACAGTTCAGGAAGATTCGTTGTTACCCTTCCATTCAAAAATGGTGTAGAAATTGGACATTCGCGTAGTATAGCAATGGCTCAGTTTCTACGGATGGAAAAGATGCTCAGTACGAAGCCTGACATCAAACATCAGTATGACCAAGTAATACTTGAATACCTGGACCTAGGACATATGAGAAAGATACATCATTCTGAGATTCAGAAAAGACCTAACTACTATTTGCCTCACCACGCGGTGATAAAACCAGACCGTGTTACAACTAAATTGCGAGTTGTCTTCAACGCGTCGTCTCCGACTTCTAACAAGAAAAGTCTTAACGACATTTTGTACCCTGGACCTATTCTTCAGCAGGACCTCGTTCTACAGACTTTGAAGTGGAGACTTTTCAAATATGTCTACAACGCGGACATTACCAAAATGTATCGTCAGATACTAGTCGACCCATCACAAACTCAATATCAGCGAATATTGTTTCGGAAATCCCCTAAGGACCCAATTGAGGACTTTGAACTTCAAACAGTGACCTTTGGAGTCAATTGTGCCCCATTTTTGGCAATAAGGACCTTACTACAGCTAGCTGAAGACGTTCGACATTCTCATCCTTTGGCTGCTAAAGTTTTAGAGGAAAACATGTACGTTGACGACGTTCTAGCAGGAGGGCATACGGTCAATGAGGCAATCATTTCTAGAAAGCAACTAGAAAGTGCGTTACTATCTGCCGGGTTTGACCTCATGAAATGGACTTCCAATGATCCTCAAGTCATCAAAGACCTTCCTGAAGAAAAACTTCTATCATTAGATTGCCTGACTTTGTCCGAAAATATTGGAACCAAGACCTTAGGGATAAAATGGGACATTAAAGCGGACTCATTTTCATTTCCCCAACCTGAAATTATAATTAAACCCTCGTATACTAAACGAGAGGTTCTTTCAACCATAGCTCGATTTTTTGACCCATGTGGCTGGTTAGCGCCAATTATAGTCGTCGCCAAGCTCATCATGCAGCAAATCTGGCTGGACAAAGTCGGATGGGACGATGGGCTAACACCACTGACCTGTATAacatggcaaaatttcctaaagacctgCCCTGACATTCAAAGTGTCAAAATACCTCGCTGGGTACAATTCACTCCAGAATCCAAGGTAGAACTACATGGGTTTTGCGACTCTTCGGAGAAAGCTTATGCTGCGACTTTATACATCCGACTTGAAACGGGGAATGACATAAAGTGCCATTTACTAGTTGCTAAAACTCGTGTAGCCCCCATCAAAAAGCTGTCGTTGCCGAGACTTGAACTTTGTGGCGCAGTTTTACTCTCGACTTTGGTGTCTTCTACAGTGCCACGTTTACAGTTGACCTCATATGACCTACATTTCTGGACCGACTCAACGATTGTTCTATCATGGCTAAATCGACCTTCTTGTACTTGGAACACTTTCGTGGGAAATAGGGTGGCGGAAATTACAGAAAAAGTAGGAATCTCAAACTGGCGACATGTAGAGTCTCGATATAACCCAGCAGACATCGCTACAAGGGGGTGTTCGTCAACTGACCTACAGACTTACGACCTGTGGTGGTACGGACCTTCCTGGTTGAAAGAACCAAAAAGCCGCTGGCCGGTTCCCAAACAAATGGTTGAAACGACTTTGGAAATAAAACCGGTTAAGACATTTTTCACAACGACCTATGAAGATCCATTGGAACGATTTTCTAGTCTTTCTCGAGCTTACCGGGTTCTCTCTTATGTATTTCGGTTTTGGAGAAATACAGGTTCCAAAAGAATACACCTTCGATCAACTTCTactgaaatttcatccgatgaaaTTAAATTCGTTAAAACTCGACTTATCATAATAACACAACGACATaattttggagaggaatatactCAACTTTCGAAAAAGCTTCAGATAGCTTCAACCAGCTCACTTTTGACATTGAACCCATTCGTAGATACCTTTGGCATTATGAGATCAAATGGACGTCTTACAAAATCGCCATCTTTGACATTTAATGAACGACATCCCATCTTGATTCCCCATGATTGCCGACTTGCACGATTACTTGTTGAGCATACTCATAAATCGACTTTACACGGCGGCAGTCAACTGAtgattcgtattttaagaacagAATTTTGGATCTTTCGACTTAAACCTCTTGTGAAATTTGTCATAAATCACTGTAAGACTtgcattttgtacaaaaaacatACGAGAAACCAGATCATGGCTTCTCTACCTCCTGAACGGAGTACTTTCACACGACCTTTTCAAAACACCGGAGTTGACTTTGCCGGACCTTTTAATATTCGAAATTATACAGGTAGAGCATGTCTCATTACAAAAGGTTACGTGTGCATCTTTGTATGCTTTTCGACCAAAGCCGTACATTTGGAGGCCACTAGCGACCTCTCGACCCAAGCTTTTCTCGCTGCATTTGCCCGATTTATTGGTAGACGGGGTTGTCCTGCAAAAATGTTTTCGGACAACGGAACCAACTTCACGGGAGCAGCAGAAATGCTGAAAAAAGATCGGATAGAGTTCTTCAGACATTTACAATCTGACCTTATCACTCGACATTCATCTCAGGACATTGAATGGAATTTCATTCCACCCGGTGCCCCACATATGGGCGGACTATGGGAGGCCGGGGTGAAATCCTTTAAGTCCCACCTAAAAAAGGCGATTCCTGACATGACCTTCACTTTTGAGGAACTTTCAACGATTTTAGCTCGTATCGAAAGCTGCCTCAATTCAAGACCTCTAAGCC